The Acanthopagrus latus isolate v.2019 chromosome 20, fAcaLat1.1, whole genome shotgun sequence genomic sequence ttttttgaaataacTGTGACAAAAATACAACCGAACATGGACAGTCGGAAAATCAACTCATCAGTGCTCTTTGGTGGACAAATTCTGTAGCGTTCATACTGTCTTAAGTTACAGCACAAACCTGCATTAGGCTGATATTGTCAGATTATTGTTCTAACTCAAACTGTAACTCCGGAAGAGTTTATTTATGGAACAGTAGTGCATTAGGATAAAAGGGGCTGTCTTAGTGATGAATTGATTATCTTCTTGTCCTTGCTACTGATGGAGTTATGATTcgatttctgtttctttcttcccctccaTTGATTAATCCGCAGCTGTAGGCAGCAATGGGTGCATTCCTGGACAAGCCGAAGACGGAGAAGCATAGCGCCCACGGTGAGGGTAATGGACTGCGCTATGGCCTGAGCTCCATGCAGGGCTGGCgggtggagatggaggatgCCCACACAGCTGTGGTGGGCCTCCCCCATGGACTCGCCGACTGGTCCTTCTTTGCTGTCTACGATGGCCACGCAGGCTCCCGGGTGGCCAACTACTGCTCCGGCCACTTGCTGGAACACATCTTGTCAGGAGGGGCCGACTTCAGTTCAGGACCCAGCTCCGTGGAGGGCGTGAAAGATGGCATCCGCTCGGGCTTCCTGAACATTGACGAGTACATGCGCAGCTTCTCTGACCTGCGGCAGGGCCTGGACCGCAGTGGATCAACAGCCGTGTGCGTGTTGCTCAGCCCGACCCACCTCTACTTCATTAACTGCGGCGACTCTCGGGCCGTGCTGAGTCGAGACACCAAGGTGGGCTTCTCCACCCAGGACCACAAGCCCTGCAACCCCCGTGAAAAGGAGCGCATCCAGAACGCTGGCGGCTCGGTCATGATCCAGAGGGTAAATGGCTCCCTGGCTGTGTCCCGGGCCCTGGGGGACTACGACTACAAATGTGTGGATGGTAAGGGCCCCACGGAGCAGCTGGTGAGCCCTGAGcccgaggtgtgtgtgttggagcgAGCGACTGAAGGAGACGAGTTTGTGGTGCTGGCGTGCGACGGAATCTGGGACGTCATGTCCAACGAGGAGCTGTGTGAGTTTGTCCGCTCACGACTCCTGGTGTGTGACGACTTGGAGAAGGTCTGTAACTCAGTGGTGGACACCTGCCTGCATAAGGTAAGCTTGACATATCACACATGATGTAC encodes the following:
- the ppm1bb gene encoding protein phosphatase 1bb isoform X2, which produces MGAFLDKPKTEKHSAHGEGNGLRYGLSSMQGWRVEMEDAHTAVVGLPHGLADWSFFAVYDGHAGSRVANYCSGHLLEHILSGGADFSSGPSSVEGVKDGIRSGFLNIDEYMRSFSDLRQGLDRSGSTAVCVLLSPTHLYFINCGDSRAVLSRDTKVGFSTQDHKPCNPREKERIQNAGGSVMIQRVNGSLAVSRALGDYDYKCVDGKGPTEQLVSPEPEVCVLERATEGDEFVVLACDGIWDVMSNEELCEFVRSRLLVCDDLEKVCNSVVDTCLHKGSRDNMSVVLVCFPGAPKISEEAVKKEEELDKYLETRVEELLGNCGEAGVPDLVSVLRSIATENIPNLPPGGGLASKRSVIEAVYNKLNPHREEEGDMQQDPNNLLYGCR
- the ppm1bb gene encoding protein phosphatase 1bb isoform X1, with product MGAFLDKPKTEKHSAHGEGNGLRYGLSSMQGWRVEMEDAHTAVVGLPHGLADWSFFAVYDGHAGSRVANYCSGHLLEHILSGGADFSSGPSSVEGVKDGIRSGFLNIDEYMRSFSDLRQGLDRSGSTAVCVLLSPTHLYFINCGDSRAVLSRDTKVGFSTQDHKPCNPREKERIQNAGGSVMIQRVNGSLAVSRALGDYDYKCVDGKGPTEQLVSPEPEVCVLERATEGDEFVVLACDGIWDVMSNEELCEFVRSRLLVCDDLEKVCNSVVDTCLHKGSRDNMSVVLVCFPGAPKISEEAVKKEEELDKYLETRVEELLGNCGEAGVPDLVSVLRSIATENIPNLPPGGGLASKRSVIEAVYNKLNPHREEEGAYAGGEEESEEGGGSTAAHLLEALRQFRLHHRGQYRTVLEESLATYHLRGESAAEGAGEGRRTYDDDDDGQERPASPPSPPSPPPSPATAEPEACHDAPECDTSTD
- the ppm1bb gene encoding protein phosphatase 1bb isoform X3 codes for the protein MGAFLDKPKTEKHSAHGEGNGLRYGLSSMQGWRVEMEDAHTAVVGLPHGLADWSFFAVYDGHAGSRVANYCSGHLLEHILSGGADFSSGPSSVEGVKDGIRSGFLNIDEYMRSFSDLRQGLDRSGSTAVCVLLSPTHLYFINCGDSRAVLSRDTKVGFSTQDHKPCNPREKERIQNAGGSVMIQRVNGSLAVSRALGDYDYKCVDGKGPTEQLVSPEPEVCVLERATEGDEFVVLACDGIWDVMSNEELCEFVRSRLLVCDDLEKVCNSVVDTCLHKGSRDNMSVVLVCFPGAPKISEEAVKKEEELDKYLETRVEELLGNCGEAGVPDLVSVLRSIATENIPNLPPGGGLASKRSVIEAVYNKLNPHREEEGSAGELEDPW